Proteins from one Rhinolophus ferrumequinum isolate MPI-CBG mRhiFer1 chromosome 15 unlocalized genomic scaffold, mRhiFer1_v1.p scaffold_54_arrow_ctg1_1, whole genome shotgun sequence genomic window:
- the VASN gene encoding vasorin, with amino-acid sequence MRSRVSPPLLLLLLLLAPGPGVQGCPSGCQCNQPQTVFCTARQGTTVPRDVPPDTAGLYVFENGITTLDAGTFASLPGLQLLDLSQNQITSLPGGVFQPLANLSNLDLTANKLREITNETFRGLRRLERLYLGKNRIHHIQPGAFDALGHLLELKLQDNELRALPPLHLPRLLLLDLSHNSLLALEPGALDTANVEALRLAGLGLRQLDEGLFGRLRNLHDLDVSDNQLERVPPAIRGLRGLTRLRLAGNTRIAQLRPEALAGLAALQELDLSNLSLQALPHELSGLFPRLRLLAAARNPFNCVCPLSWFGPWVRESRVVLASPEETRCHFPPKNAGQMLLDLDYADFGCPATTTTATVPTTRPLVWEPTTSPSSPAPTWPNPTEPAAEAPSLPPADLPTVGPDPQPQDCPASICLSGGTCHLGARGHLECLCPEGFTGLYCESPVRLGPRPTLAAATLRPPGPLPLGIEPVSPTSLRVGLQRYLQGSSVQLRSLRLTYRNLSGPDKRPVTLRLPASLAEYTVTQLRPNATYSICVRPLGAGRVPEGEEACGEARTPPAVRSNHAPVTQAREGNLPLLIAPALAAVLLAALAAVGAAYCVRRGRAAAAVAQGKGQVGPGAGPLELEGVKAPLEPGPKAIEGGGEAPPGGPEYEMPLMGYPGPGPQGALPTKPYI; translated from the coding sequence ATGCGCTCCAGggtctccccacccctgctgctACTACTGCTGCTGTTGGCCCCGGGGCCTGGGGTGCAGGGTTGCCCATCTGGCTGTCAGTGCAACCAGCCACAGACAGTCTTCTGCACCGCCCGCCAGGGGACCACGGTGCCCCGCGACGTGCCGCCCGACACGGCGGGCCTGTACGTCTTTGAGAACGGCATCACAACGCTCGACGCAGGCACCTTTGCCAGCCTGCCAGGCCTGCAGCTCCTGGACCTGTCACAGAACCAGATCACCAGCCTGCCCGGCGGGGTCTTCCAGCCGCTCGCCAACCTCAGCAACCTGGACCTGACCGCCAACAAGCTGCGCGAGATCACCAACGAGACCTTCCGTGGCCTGCGGCGCCTGGAGCGCCTCTACTTGGGCAAGAATCGCATCCACCACATCCAGCCTGGTGCCTTTGatgctctgggccacctcctgGAGCTCAAGCTGCAGGACAATGAGCTGCGGGCACTGCCCCCGCTGCACCTGCCTCGCCTGCTGCTGCTGGACCTCAGCCACAATAGCCTCCTGGCCCTGGAGCCCGGTGCCCTGGACACCGCCAATGTGGAGGCGCTGCGGCTGGCCGGCCTGGGGCTTCGGCAGCTGGACGAGGGGCTCTTTGGCCGCCTGCGTAACCTCCATGACTTAGATGTGTCTGACAACCAGCTGGAGCGTGTGCCGCCCGCCATCCGGGGTCTACGGGGCCTGACGCGGCTGCGGCTGGCAGGCAACACGCGCATCGCCCAGCTGCGGCCCGAGGCCCTGGCCGGCCTGGCAGCCCTGCAGGAGCTGGACCTGAGCAACCTGAGCTTGCAGGCCCTGCCGCACGAGCTCTCAGGCCTCTTCCCCCGCCTGCGGCTCCTGGCTGCAGCCCGTAACCCCTTCAACTGCGTGTGCCCCCTGAGCTGGTTCGGCCCTTGGGTTCGAGAAAGCCGCGTGGTACTGGCCAGCCCAGAGGAAACACGCTGCCACTTTCCACCCAAGAATGCCGGCCAGATGCTCCTGGACCTTGACTACGCCGACTTTGGCTGCCCAGCTACCACCACCACGGCCACGGTGCCCACCACAAGGCCCTTGGTATGGGAGCCCACAACCTCGCCttccagcccagcccccacctggccCAACCCCACAGAGCCCGCTGCAGAAGCCCCCAGCCTGCCACCTGCCGACCTGCCCACCGTGGGGCCTGACCCCCAGCCCCAGGACTGCCCGGCATCCATCTGCCTCAGTGGGGGCACATGCCACCTGGGGGCTCGGGGCCACCTGGAGTGCCTGTGCCCTGAAGGCTTCACGGGCCTATACTGCGAGAGCCCAGTGAGGCTGGGGCCACGGCCCACCCTTGCCGCAGCCACACTGAGGCCGCCTGGGCCCCTGCCCCTTGGGATTGAGCCTGTGAGCCCCACCTCCCTGAGAGTGGGGCTACAACGCTACCTGCAGGGAAGTTCCGTGCAGCTCAGGAGCCTCCGCCTCACCTACCGCAACTTGTCTGGCCCCGACAAGCGGCCGGTGACACTGCGGCTACCTGCCTCACTCGCCGAGTACACAGTCACCCAGCTGCGGCCCAATGCCACCTACTCCATCTGTGTCAGGCCACTGGGAGCTGGGCGGGTGCCCGAGGGTGAGGAGGCCTGTGGGGAGGCCCGCACGCCGCCAGCCGTCCGCTCCAACCATGCCCCGGTCACGCAGGCCCGGGAGGGAAACCTGCCACTTCTCATTGCACCGGCCCTGGCTGCTGTGCTCTTAGCCGCGCTGGCTGCTGTGGGGGCAGCCTACTGTGTGCGGCGGGGGCGGGCCGCAGCGGCTGTGGCTCAGGGCAAAGGGCAGGTGGGGCCAGGCGCTGGGCCTCTGGAGCTGGAAGGAGTGAAGGCCCCCTTAGAGCCAGGCCCCAAGGCAATTGAGGGTGGTGGGGAGGCCCCACCAGGCGGGCCTGAGTACGAGATGCCACTCATGGGCTACCCAGGGCCTGGCCCCCAGGGAGCCCTCCCCACTAAGCCCTACATCTAA